The proteins below are encoded in one region of Elusimicrobiota bacterium:
- a CDS encoding Fic family protein codes for MTPKDHYDVSGLPEAQFEPGSRDLVLKNLLGIRHKKEMDLREATEQIHATEELFSLFDKTHRFIADDIRRIHKLWLGRIYPWAGHYRQVNLSKGHFPFPPATQVPRLMAELEKGPLAEFTPCARDSVDQTTRALAVVHVELVLVHPFRDGNGRAARMVAVLMGSQAGLPPLDFAGIQGQRKEAYFAAVRAGLKRDYQPMEKVFREVIVRTLRMAGKG; via the coding sequence ATGACACCTAAGGATCATTACGATGTTTCTGGTCTGCCGGAGGCGCAGTTTGAGCCAGGTTCCAGAGATTTGGTTCTCAAGAATCTCCTGGGAATCCGGCACAAGAAGGAGATGGACCTGCGGGAGGCGACCGAGCAGATCCACGCGACAGAAGAGCTATTCAGCCTTTTTGATAAGACCCACCGCTTTATAGCCGACGACATCCGCAGAATCCACAAACTCTGGTTGGGGCGCATTTATCCTTGGGCCGGCCACTACCGCCAGGTCAACCTGTCCAAAGGCCATTTTCCATTCCCTCCCGCCACACAGGTCCCTCGACTCATGGCGGAGTTAGAGAAGGGACCTTTGGCAGAATTCACTCCTTGTGCCCGGGATTCCGTCGATCAGACGACAAGGGCTTTGGCGGTTGTTCACGTCGAGTTAGTTCTGGTTCATCCCTTTAGAGACGGGAATGGACGGGCGGCGCGCATGGTGGCTGTTTTGATGGGATCTCAAGCAGGGCTGCCGCCATTGGATTTCGCCGGGATACAAGGCCAACGGAAAGAAGCCTATTTCGCTGCTGTTCGTGCGGGACTTAAACGGGATTATCAACCGATGGAAAAAGTCTTTCGGGAGGTGATCGTCAGGACCTTGCGAATGGCCGGGAAGGGCTAG
- a CDS encoding ATP-binding protein has product MITREFVQVLLGRLQEPEPRIQVVLGPRQVGKTTGVQQMLSRLPGSHHYVSADDTLTVSNQWIQEQWQTAREKGPRTVLVIDEIQKIRNWAEAIKRLWDAQKSVAGIKCVLLGSSSLSLQKGLTESLAGRFELLPVWHWSYLESQEAFGYTLETYLRYGGYPGAHLYLDDFNRWFSYIKSSIIDPVIGQDILSQQSISKPALFRQAFEILCGYPAQEVSYTKLLGQLHDRGNTDLVKHYLELYEGAFLFTSLFKYAAKTIRVKASSPKIIPRAPALYTLASGRHALDDSEKKGHVFEAAVGSDLLRIPGAQLYYWRDGNMEVDFVLVYQGNLYAIEVKSGRRKSTGHLLIFQKRHPKAKACVITMDNYVDFVRSPIDFLSRVSIP; this is encoded by the coding sequence GTGATTACGCGTGAGTTTGTTCAAGTCCTTCTGGGGCGCCTTCAGGAGCCGGAGCCGCGCATTCAGGTGGTTCTGGGGCCGCGGCAGGTGGGGAAGACCACCGGCGTCCAACAGATGTTGTCACGTTTGCCCGGTTCCCATCATTATGTTTCGGCTGATGATACGTTGACCGTCTCCAATCAATGGATCCAGGAACAATGGCAAACCGCCCGCGAGAAGGGGCCCCGGACCGTTCTGGTCATTGATGAGATTCAAAAAATCCGCAACTGGGCGGAAGCCATCAAGCGGCTCTGGGACGCTCAAAAAAGTGTAGCGGGGATCAAATGCGTTTTGCTGGGATCGAGTTCTTTGTCCCTTCAAAAAGGGCTGACGGAAAGTTTGGCGGGTCGTTTTGAGCTTCTCCCGGTCTGGCATTGGAGTTACCTTGAGTCCCAGGAAGCCTTTGGCTATACGTTGGAGACCTACTTGCGTTACGGCGGGTATCCGGGCGCTCATCTATACCTGGATGATTTTAATCGCTGGTTTTCCTACATCAAATCGTCCATCATTGATCCGGTCATCGGCCAAGATATTCTAAGTCAGCAGTCCATCTCCAAGCCGGCTCTGTTCCGGCAGGCGTTCGAGATTCTCTGCGGGTATCCCGCCCAGGAGGTGAGCTACACGAAACTGTTGGGCCAGCTGCATGACCGCGGCAATACCGATCTGGTCAAGCATTACCTGGAGCTTTACGAGGGGGCTTTTCTTTTCACTTCCTTGTTTAAGTACGCGGCCAAAACGATTCGCGTGAAGGCGTCGAGCCCGAAGATCATTCCACGGGCCCCTGCGCTGTATACCCTCGCCTCCGGCCGTCATGCGCTGGACGATTCGGAAAAGAAGGGACATGTTTTTGAGGCAGCAGTCGGATCGGATTTGCTCCGTATCCCGGGTGCGCAACTTTATTATTGGCGGGACGGAAACATGGAAGTCGATTTTGTCCTGGTTTACCAGGGAAACCTTTATGCCATCGAGGTTAAGTCCGGACGCCGGAAATCAACCGGTCATTTGCTGATTTTTCAGAAACGCCATCCCAAAGCGAAAGCATGCGTCATAACAATGGACAACTACGTGGATTTTGTCCGCTCTCCGATCGATTTTCTCTCCCGCGTCTCCATCCCCTAG
- a CDS encoding helix-turn-helix domain-containing protein produces MDRTEACRMLGISRQTLIAWIQKGKLKVWKRVGHGTNAALLFDRTHLETLRCVPNATASMDTKNFSAEGGQS; encoded by the coding sequence ATGGACCGTACCGAAGCCTGCCGGATGCTGGGCATTTCGCGTCAGACGCTGATTGCCTGGATCCAGAAGGGGAAACTCAAGGTGTGGAAACGCGTGGGCCACGGCACCAACGCCGCCCTTCTCTTTGACCGCACCCACCTCGAAACGCTCCGCTGTGTGCCAAACGCCACCGCTTCAATGGACACTAAGAATTTTTCCGCCGAAGGCGGCCAGTCATGA
- a CDS encoding PDDEXK nuclease domain-containing protein: protein MNKIANPASVSLPKGYRAFLQELKQRILSARIKGALSANRVLLALYWSIGRDIVARQKRDGWGTSVIDRLGQDIQTAFPGIEGFSSRNLWRMRAFYLAYPAEKMPHPVAVLSETVFLPQSVAEMPWGHHALLLEKVKDRTQRLWYAFATLQHGWSRDVLAIQIETRLYERQGTAKKITNFKALLPKPQSDLAEQAIKDPYVFDFLGISQDAQEREIEGQLVKHITQFLLELGAGFAFVGRQVHLEVGEEDFYIDLLFYHLKLRCYVVIELKAGKFKPEYAGQLNFYLSAVDAVLRRSDDHPSIGLILCKDKNHLVAEYALKDVSKPIGISEYRLLRSIPRYLKAGLPTVQELEKELGPGGKR from the coding sequence ATGAATAAAATCGCAAACCCGGCATCGGTGTCCTTGCCAAAAGGATACAGGGCATTTCTCCAAGAGTTAAAACAACGCATTCTTTCTGCCCGGATTAAGGGGGCCTTGTCCGCGAACCGCGTTCTTTTAGCTCTGTATTGGAGCATTGGTCGCGACATCGTGGCCCGGCAGAAACGGGACGGTTGGGGAACAAGCGTTATTGACCGGTTGGGACAGGACATCCAGACCGCTTTTCCCGGGATAGAAGGCTTCTCCTCGAGAAATCTTTGGCGGATGCGGGCCTTTTATCTGGCCTATCCGGCGGAAAAAATGCCACACCCTGTGGCAGTTTTATCCGAGACTGTATTTCTGCCACAGTCCGTGGCAGAAATGCCATGGGGGCACCACGCCCTGCTATTGGAAAAAGTCAAGGATCGGACACAACGACTTTGGTATGCCTTTGCGACCCTTCAGCATGGTTGGTCTCGCGATGTGTTGGCTATCCAGATTGAAACACGTCTATATGAACGCCAGGGGACGGCCAAAAAGATCACGAATTTCAAAGCCCTGCTTCCAAAGCCGCAATCCGACTTGGCCGAACAAGCCATAAAAGACCCCTATGTTTTTGATTTTCTCGGCATTTCACAGGATGCCCAAGAAAGAGAAATCGAAGGACAGCTTGTCAAACACATTACGCAATTTCTGTTGGAGCTGGGGGCGGGTTTCGCTTTTGTGGGCCGGCAGGTCCACTTAGAAGTAGGTGAGGAAGATTTCTACATTGATCTCCTCTTTTACCATCTTAAATTGCGATGCTATGTGGTTATCGAACTCAAGGCTGGGAAGTTCAAACCGGAATATGCCGGACAATTGAACTTCTATCTGTCTGCTGTAGATGCGGTTCTTCGTCGGTCTGATGATCATCCAAGCATCGGGCTTATCCTCTGCAAGGATAAGAACCATCTTGTGGCGGAATATGCACTCAAAGATGTCTCAAAACCGATTGGTATTTCCGAGTACCGGTTACTCCGCAGTATTCCTCGTTATCTCAAAGCGGGTCTACCAACTGTGCAGGAGTTGGAAAAGGAACTCGGCCCCGGAGGGAAAAGATGA
- a CDS encoding aminotransferase class I/II-fold pyridoxal phosphate-dependent enzyme — protein MGMEQADQSQSRRTESNSAATSPSPKFVRKKTKRALSLTSYQGKDRRSHHKRRKEIRYILPEQGLPCSLCVGGNEIETSLVELSDQGGVLESDKVLSVGAIVPLILWVGKKIVEIGAKITHIYPKGNGTRVYQYRLMFDDCLPEQFIVATKLLSKPDRRQSHDIYADARRFFQRVQVWKTDEFYHYHRDDVANEAVKRVDFTSNDYMALSRDPRILKAAAQAIKDCGLGTAGPSIFAGNRPLHEELSNAIASLKGMESCLLCPSGFTANSGLFTGLIQKPGTFIFLDEKDHASIYHGAMASGGKIKVFRHNDMKDLERKLNAYENSTSKIICVDGVYSMDGDLAPLDVIYVLAKKYNASLWVDDAHSFGVFGENGSGIESHFGLRGKIDIVTGSLSKALGCFGGFVCASQAVTKFLDHLGREFVYTTTLPATICAGALEGIRIFSTEGDVQRRKLWENVAYLREGFLERGFPIGPTTTPIIPIIFGHETVTQQFAQELYKRGVFVNSVTRPAVKRDQARIRLGIRTEHTRAQLEYALQQCQVVAHSMGLHFDQRS, from the coding sequence ATGGGAATGGAACAAGCCGATCAATCTCAGTCTCGCCGAACCGAAAGCAATTCGGCAGCTACGTCCCCTAGCCCTAAATTCGTCAGAAAAAAAACTAAAAGGGCATTATCTTTGACTTCATATCAAGGAAAAGATCGTCGCTCTCACCATAAACGACGCAAAGAGATTCGTTACATACTCCCGGAACAAGGACTCCCTTGCTCCCTTTGTGTTGGTGGGAATGAAATCGAGACATCTCTTGTTGAATTGAGTGATCAGGGAGGTGTATTAGAGAGCGATAAAGTGCTTTCAGTGGGAGCAATTGTGCCCCTGATTCTATGGGTAGGAAAAAAAATAGTGGAAATCGGAGCCAAGATCACCCACATTTATCCCAAAGGAAATGGAACGAGAGTATACCAGTACCGTCTTATGTTTGATGATTGCTTGCCAGAGCAGTTTATAGTTGCGACCAAATTACTCTCAAAGCCAGATCGACGACAATCACATGATATTTATGCGGATGCTCGTCGTTTCTTCCAAAGGGTTCAAGTTTGGAAAACGGATGAGTTTTACCATTATCACCGCGATGACGTGGCCAACGAGGCGGTCAAGCGGGTTGATTTTACGTCTAATGACTATATGGCATTGTCCCGTGACCCCCGCATTCTTAAAGCGGCTGCTCAAGCCATAAAAGACTGTGGACTCGGGACCGCTGGGCCTTCCATTTTTGCAGGAAATCGTCCTCTGCACGAAGAACTTTCGAATGCGATTGCATCGTTAAAGGGAATGGAATCGTGTCTGCTTTGCCCGAGCGGATTTACGGCAAATTCTGGTCTTTTCACGGGGCTTATTCAAAAACCAGGCACTTTCATTTTTCTGGATGAGAAAGATCATGCCAGCATCTATCACGGAGCGATGGCTTCAGGGGGGAAAATAAAAGTTTTCCGACACAATGACATGAAAGATCTGGAAAGAAAACTAAATGCTTATGAAAACTCCACCAGTAAGATTATATGCGTCGATGGCGTTTATAGTATGGATGGAGACTTAGCTCCTCTTGATGTAATTTATGTTCTTGCAAAGAAATACAACGCGTCGCTCTGGGTCGATGATGCTCATTCTTTTGGAGTCTTTGGAGAAAATGGGAGTGGAATAGAGAGCCATTTTGGTCTACGTGGCAAGATCGATATCGTGACTGGATCTCTTAGTAAAGCATTGGGATGTTTCGGTGGATTTGTCTGCGCTAGCCAGGCAGTTACGAAATTTTTAGACCATTTAGGTCGCGAATTTGTCTACACCACAACTCTCCCGGCTACGATTTGTGCAGGCGCTTTAGAAGGTATCAGAATCTTTTCTACGGAAGGAGACGTCCAGCGTCGAAAGTTGTGGGAGAATGTTGCTTATTTGCGAGAGGGATTCCTTGAAAGAGGGTTTCCAATTGGTCCGACCACCACCCCAATAATCCCAATCATTTTTGGGCACGAAACAGTTACTCAGCAATTCGCGCAGGAGCTATATAAACGAGGTGTTTTTGTGAATTCCGTCACACGCCCGGCAGTAAAACGAGACCAGGCTCGCATTCGTTTGGGAATCCGTACGGAACATACACGTGCGCAATTGGAATATGCACTTCAACAGTGTCAAGTAGTCGCCCATTCAATGGGGCTACATTTTGATCAGAGGTCATAA
- a CDS encoding histidine kinase N-terminal 7TM domain-containing protein, with protein MLATVTQISLWLTPILCLAICLVTFRSAIANRVLSRTWILFNAFVAFWSICWWAGAFYCTSPIWRWRLMYTANVSAIAIPLLFVAFVKAYLNRSIWHDLFLKVSLFLSLVLLSLAIARPADFIPNLQRMGVAYIPLAGYLLWVFAFQYAVLILLGTGMLIRNLRTQSPAQRNKTLYILVGCFLGFFGGFTTFPPSLGIIKQYPYGVILVPIYSFLITYAILKHRLMDISVIIRKTLVYSSVVGVLTFIYIGVVALFAHMFEGVTGYQTVFSSSVAAALITFGFHPIRTRVQRFVDKKFFRHHVDREEKLYELSREVVTHTTAEAMAQSLMKVLSETLHPKRAALYLRARGGDGFAPVAAFGCLGLNSIADGNPLSSYLVHHPQPFVQDVPREIAASMDTRNLVLKERKREG; from the coding sequence ATGCTCGCGACAGTTACACAGATCAGCTTGTGGTTAACTCCGATTCTCTGCTTAGCCATTTGCTTGGTAACTTTTCGTAGTGCGATCGCGAATCGCGTACTCTCGCGCACATGGATTCTTTTTAACGCTTTTGTCGCTTTTTGGTCTATTTGTTGGTGGGCAGGAGCTTTTTACTGCACAAGCCCAATTTGGCGCTGGCGGTTGATGTATACGGCCAATGTCTCAGCGATTGCGATCCCACTTCTGTTTGTCGCGTTTGTCAAAGCCTACTTGAATCGATCCATTTGGCATGATCTTTTTTTGAAAGTTTCTCTGTTCTTGTCACTTGTTCTTCTCAGTCTGGCCATTGCACGTCCTGCTGATTTTATTCCTAATTTGCAACGAATGGGGGTCGCTTATATCCCATTAGCCGGATATCTTCTATGGGTTTTTGCTTTTCAATATGCCGTATTGATTTTATTAGGCACGGGTATGCTCATTCGCAATCTGCGTACTCAATCACCCGCACAGCGCAATAAGACTCTGTATATTCTTGTGGGTTGTTTCCTTGGATTTTTTGGCGGTTTTACAACATTTCCTCCTTCTTTAGGAATCATTAAGCAATATCCTTATGGGGTTATATTGGTTCCTATTTATTCATTTCTCATCACGTATGCGATTTTGAAACATCGACTCATGGATATTTCAGTCATTATTCGCAAGACATTGGTGTATTCGAGCGTCGTTGGTGTACTGACTTTTATTTATATAGGAGTGGTTGCTCTGTTCGCCCACATGTTCGAGGGTGTGACCGGTTATCAAACCGTTTTTTCCTCATCCGTTGCAGCGGCTCTTATCACTTTTGGATTTCATCCCATTCGAACGAGAGTCCAGCGCTTTGTGGATAAAAAATTCTTTAGACATCATGTCGATCGCGAAGAAAAGTTATACGAACTGTCGCGAGAGGTCGTCACTCATACGACGGCTGAGGCCATGGCGCAATCTTTGATGAAAGTGCTATCGGAGACTTTACACCCGAAGCGGGCAGCGTTGTATTTACGCGCGCGGGGGGGGGATGGTTTTGCGCCGGTCGCGGCTTTCGGGTGCCTGGGTCTGAATTCTATTGCTGACGGGAACCCTTTGTCATCTTATTTAGTTCATCATCCGCAGCCTTTTGTTCAGGACGTTCCCAGGGAGATTGCGGCATCAATGGATACACGTAATCTAGTTTTGAAAGAACGGAAGAGAGAAGGATAA
- a CDS encoding HAMP domain-containing sensor histidine kinase — translation MSHLSFLLVVVFVGVAVLISYLVWRYRFSGSTTPRENEGERLRRGTASVEMISLGMTAAFPLVSQGELLGYLLLGEKMSEESYSDEDLLLLRIVANQAALAYQRVRYMEMAVNGARTEMLSEIAGGFAHEIKTPLANISLPAEMCLLDLHEVEQGKRRADEVVPELKERLKGIMEQVFKASDKIEAIRQFSKPGQVRMEAVNLSTILQNSLALLEHLLQKAGVQIRLEFPSAIPPIQGDAKQLEIVFVNLIKNAAEAMGQNPLTARDLRIKGGQSGDWITVSVQDSGPGIKRTDVNHLFEAYFTTKGSDGTGMGLFLSQQVIKAHGGSINVSSEEGKGTEFIIRLPRHVQGQLSAHEAA, via the coding sequence GTGAGTCATTTGTCTTTTTTGTTGGTAGTTGTATTCGTGGGCGTAGCGGTGTTAATCAGCTACCTCGTCTGGCGCTATCGGTTTTCTGGTTCTACGACTCCACGTGAAAATGAGGGGGAGCGTCTTCGGCGGGGAACGGCTTCTGTTGAGATGATCAGCCTGGGAATGACAGCGGCTTTTCCGTTGGTGAGTCAAGGCGAATTGCTGGGATATCTGTTGTTAGGGGAAAAAATGTCCGAAGAGTCTTACAGCGACGAGGATCTGCTTCTTTTGCGCATCGTTGCCAATCAGGCGGCTCTGGCCTATCAGCGGGTGCGTTATATGGAGATGGCGGTAAACGGAGCGCGCACCGAGATGCTCAGCGAAATCGCTGGCGGATTTGCGCATGAGATCAAGACGCCGCTGGCGAACATCAGTTTGCCGGCGGAGATGTGTCTGCTGGATCTGCACGAGGTGGAGCAGGGCAAGCGCCGGGCCGACGAGGTGGTGCCGGAACTGAAAGAACGCCTGAAGGGCATTATGGAACAAGTCTTTAAAGCCAGCGACAAGATTGAGGCCATCCGGCAGTTTTCCAAACCAGGGCAGGTCCGTATGGAAGCGGTCAATTTGAGCACCATTTTACAGAACAGTCTGGCGCTTCTGGAGCACCTGCTGCAAAAGGCCGGTGTCCAGATCCGCCTTGAGTTCCCATCCGCCATCCCTCCCATCCAGGGAGATGCCAAGCAGTTGGAGATCGTTTTCGTGAATTTGATCAAAAATGCGGCTGAAGCGATGGGGCAGAATCCTCTGACGGCGCGTGATCTCCGGATCAAGGGCGGCCAATCAGGGGATTGGATTACGGTTTCGGTTCAGGACTCAGGGCCTGGAATCAAGCGGACCGATGTGAATCATTTGTTTGAGGCTTACTTTACGACCAAAGGATCGGATGGTACGGGGATGGGACTTTTTCTCTCTCAGCAGGTCATCAAGGCGCATGGTGGTTCCATCAATGTCAGCAGCGAAGAAGGAAAAGGGACGGAGTTTATAATTCGACTGCCCCGGCACGTTCAGGGGCAGCTCAGCGCCCACGAGGCAGCATAA